One window of Chryseobacterium sp. JJR-5R genomic DNA carries:
- a CDS encoding aminopeptidase C: MKNTKFVSLLFVLSAGSMMFAQDDLINKLKNNQSQHANFKFTTLKDVGATPVKNQGSSGTCWSYSGNSFLESEMQRMGKKPVDLAEIFTARNSYHDKAKLYVLNNGAISWGDGGELHDVINMYKKYGAVPQDVYTGLQQGQKMNNFSEMQGKLKPILDSLVQAASKGKLSDNWMSSVDAILDQYLGKVPASFTYEGKSYTPQTFAQQVVGINPEDYVELSSYKDYPYYQKFVVPIPDNWSHDSDWNVPMKDLTAIIDNAVGKGYSIGWATDVSEPYFSYKNGVAYVPDMDPDQINAENKATLFTEPKKDKTITEDMRQKALNNLSTTDDHGMHIVGLAKDQSGKEYYMVKNSWGVTNDFEGYIYITKPYVEYKSTAILVHKDALPKSIKKQLKPTKNIGL, from the coding sequence ATGAAGAATACTAAATTTGTATCATTACTTTTTGTCTTGTCTGCAGGAAGTATGATGTTTGCCCAGGATGACCTCATCAACAAACTAAAAAACAACCAGTCCCAACATGCCAATTTCAAGTTCACCACACTGAAAGATGTAGGGGCTACTCCGGTAAAGAACCAGGGTTCTTCGGGAACATGCTGGAGCTACTCGGGGAATTCTTTCCTTGAGTCTGAGATGCAGAGAATGGGTAAAAAGCCGGTTGATCTGGCTGAAATCTTTACGGCAAGAAATTCTTATCACGATAAAGCCAAATTATATGTCCTGAACAATGGTGCCATCAGCTGGGGCGACGGTGGCGAGCTGCATGATGTAATCAATATGTACAAAAAATACGGAGCGGTTCCTCAGGATGTGTATACCGGTTTACAACAGGGGCAGAAAATGAATAATTTCTCTGAAATGCAGGGGAAATTGAAACCTATTTTAGACAGTCTGGTGCAGGCCGCATCCAAAGGGAAGCTTTCTGACAACTGGATGTCTTCCGTGGATGCTATTCTTGATCAGTATTTAGGAAAAGTTCCTGCCAGCTTTACCTATGAAGGAAAATCTTATACACCACAGACTTTTGCGCAGCAGGTGGTGGGGATCAATCCTGAAGATTATGTTGAACTGTCTTCTTACAAAGATTATCCGTACTATCAGAAATTTGTAGTCCCGATTCCTGATAACTGGAGCCATGATTCGGACTGGAACGTTCCGATGAAGGATTTAACGGCCATTATTGATAACGCAGTCGGCAAAGGATATTCCATAGGATGGGCAACCGATGTTTCGGAGCCTTATTTTTCTTATAAAAACGGGGTTGCCTATGTACCGGATATGGATCCGGACCAGATTAATGCAGAAAATAAAGCAACACTGTTCACAGAACCGAAAAAGGATAAAACCATTACTGAAGACATGCGACAGAAAGCACTGAACAACCTTTCCACTACTGATGACCACGGTATGCATATCGTAGGCCTTGCCAAAGACCAGTCTGGAAAGGAATATTATATGGTGAAAAATTCATGGGGCGTAACCAACGATTTTGAAGGGTACATCTACATTACAAAACCTTATGTTGAATACAAATCGACAGCAATTCTGGTTCATAAGGATGCATTGCCTAAAAGCATTAAAAAGCAATTGAAGCCAACAAAAAATATAGGCCTGTAA
- a CDS encoding TonB-dependent receptor plug domain-containing protein encodes MENNHDIDKTFNEASKNSEEPATFPGFEKVWNAVEEKLDKKQDKKKSIPTWVPYGIAASLLIGSGIFYFNDKKENRKAAQPVIVTNTADSQKNTDAVVPEHIRKLDSMVKNNMQHEALSAPAQKIAYENVPKSYKPALSSPVYEMAVPALQADAVPASGKKPMDTAARQNLEEVIAMGIKKEKASMVNTLASSVKKKASDLNAVADTAEAIYPNSTFNLNEKDNEPEILAYNKGYVNRNKAVAPGSGFGNKVGSKMDLSTIANAAPGLSINSVSGAQGSGNVNISIRGNAVSGAYPLVIINGVPTDIEVFKKLNPEKIQSVQIFKGEKAVPIFGARASNGIIVVETKDISKKEKKKLKKLLDDHLLKNNRCL; translated from the coding sequence ATGGAAAATAATCACGATATCGATAAAACGTTCAACGAAGCTTCTAAAAATTCAGAAGAGCCGGCGACTTTTCCCGGGTTTGAGAAAGTCTGGAATGCGGTGGAAGAAAAATTAGATAAAAAACAGGATAAGAAAAAATCAATCCCGACGTGGGTTCCCTATGGTATTGCAGCCTCTTTACTTATAGGATCAGGCATTTTCTACTTCAATGATAAAAAGGAAAACAGAAAAGCTGCACAGCCGGTGATCGTCACGAATACCGCAGATTCCCAGAAAAACACAGACGCCGTTGTGCCTGAACATATCCGGAAACTGGACAGTATGGTAAAAAACAACATGCAGCATGAAGCCTTGTCGGCACCTGCACAGAAGATCGCTTATGAAAATGTACCGAAAAGCTATAAGCCTGCTTTATCCTCTCCCGTATATGAAATGGCGGTTCCGGCTCTTCAGGCAGATGCTGTTCCTGCTTCCGGAAAAAAACCGATGGATACTGCAGCAAGGCAGAACCTGGAAGAAGTAATTGCCATGGGGATTAAAAAAGAAAAAGCTTCTATGGTTAATACCTTGGCTTCATCCGTTAAAAAGAAGGCGTCTGACCTTAATGCCGTGGCAGATACGGCAGAAGCAATATACCCGAATTCTACATTTAATCTGAACGAAAAAGACAATGAGCCGGAAATCCTGGCATATAATAAAGGATATGTAAACCGGAATAAAGCTGTTGCCCCAGGTTCCGGTTTTGGAAATAAAGTAGGAAGTAAAATGGATCTGAGCACCATTGCAAATGCTGCTCCGGGACTCAGTATCAATTCGGTTTCCGGGGCGCAGGGTTCAGGAAATGTGAATATTTCCATACGGGGAAATGCGGTTTCCGGGGCCTATCCTCTGGTTATCATTAATGGCGTACCCACTGATATCGAAGTATTTAAAAAGCTGAATCCTGAAAAAATTCAGTCGGTACAGATTTTTAAAGGTGAAAAGGCCGTCCCGATTTTCGGGGCCCGCGCCTCCAACGGAATTATCGTTGTGGAAACCAAAGATATTTCAAAGAAGGAGAAAAAGAAACTGAAAAAGCTTCTTGACGACCATCTGCTTAAAAATAACCGTTGCTTATAG
- a CDS encoding glycoside hydrolase family 3 N-terminal domain-containing protein: MKLNSIYIGISLLSSVFTQAQKPLYKDAKQPVEVRVQDLLRRMTPEEKFWQCFMIPGDLDNVPKGQYAHGIFGLQVSAGNRGGGAAGQLLTYNANEDAERLAKKINTIQKYFVEESRLGIPIIPFDEALHGLMREGATAFPQAIGLSATFNPELMKEISGAIARESKLRGIRQILTPVVNLASDVRWGRTEETYGEDPFLTSVMGVSFVSSFEKQGIITTPKHFLANVGEGGRDSYPIHWSQRYLEETHLIPFKKAFKEGKSRSVMTSYNLLDGRPSTANHWLLTEKLKKKWDFKGFVISDASAVGGANVLHFTAKDYDDASAQAINAGLDVIFQTEYQHYKLFMPPFLDGRISKERMDDAAARVLRAKFELGLFENPYVSDADVAALKQINHKPLAEKAATESFVLLQNNNRTLPVPERVKKILVIGTDAADARLGGYSGPGNKKVSILDGIKNYVKNKKIEITYAKGIDWNLQKFVTVPAGFLSSENRKGLKGHYFSNSDLKGNPVLEKQDGQISFKWTLYSPDPEKLQPDNYSVRWTGKLEAPDSGKYSLGLRGNDGFRLYVNGKMMIDNWEKLSYSTKTADMDFVKGRKYDIAVEFRENRGEANIELIWNYGLHDYRKDFTQALQLAGQADYIIVAAGIHEGEFQDRSSLSLPGNQEEFIHEVSKLNKPVTVVLVGGSAIKTTNWKDKVGAILEIWYPGEEGGNAVAKMLFGAENPSGKLPVTFPVEEGQLPLTYNHHPTGRGNDYYDLSGEPLYPFGFGLSYTTFEISDLQLNKTEYTGNETITAKVNVKNTGSKAGSEVVQLYVKDLLASVSRPVLELKGFRKVHLQPGETRQVIIEVPVKELQFLDSEMNWVIEKGAYRIMVGNSSKNLPLKQNIEIK; this comes from the coding sequence ATGAAATTAAACAGTATATACATCGGGATTTCATTGTTGAGTTCCGTTTTTACCCAAGCCCAGAAACCATTATACAAAGACGCGAAACAGCCTGTGGAAGTAAGGGTTCAGGACCTGCTTCGACGGATGACCCCCGAAGAGAAATTCTGGCAGTGTTTTATGATCCCCGGAGATCTGGATAACGTTCCCAAAGGGCAGTATGCCCACGGAATCTTCGGATTGCAGGTGAGCGCGGGAAACCGGGGAGGCGGTGCGGCCGGGCAGCTCTTGACCTATAATGCCAATGAAGATGCGGAAAGGCTGGCCAAGAAAATCAATACGATCCAGAAATATTTTGTGGAAGAATCCAGGCTGGGCATCCCGATTATCCCTTTTGATGAAGCACTGCACGGGCTGATGCGCGAAGGAGCTACCGCTTTTCCGCAGGCAATCGGTTTATCGGCAACCTTCAATCCTGAACTGATGAAGGAAATTTCAGGGGCGATTGCCAGGGAATCTAAATTAAGAGGGATCCGTCAGATTCTTACGCCGGTTGTCAACCTTGCAAGCGACGTCCGGTGGGGAAGGACAGAGGAAACGTATGGTGAAGACCCTTTTCTGACGTCGGTAATGGGCGTGAGTTTTGTCAGTTCTTTTGAAAAACAGGGCATTATCACCACACCGAAACATTTTTTAGCCAATGTGGGCGAAGGCGGCCGGGATTCTTACCCTATTCACTGGAGCCAAAGGTATCTCGAAGAAACCCATTTAATCCCTTTTAAAAAAGCGTTTAAAGAAGGGAAGAGCAGATCTGTCATGACTTCATATAACCTGCTGGACGGAAGGCCCTCAACGGCAAATCACTGGCTGCTGACCGAAAAACTTAAGAAGAAATGGGATTTCAAAGGATTTGTGATCAGTGATGCCAGTGCGGTAGGCGGTGCCAATGTGCTGCATTTTACGGCAAAGGATTATGACGATGCTTCTGCCCAGGCTATCAATGCGGGACTGGATGTTATTTTCCAGACCGAATACCAGCATTACAAATTATTTATGCCTCCGTTCCTGGACGGCAGGATTTCCAAAGAACGGATGGATGATGCAGCAGCTAGGGTTTTAAGGGCGAAATTTGAATTGGGGTTATTTGAAAATCCTTACGTTTCCGATGCCGATGTTGCAGCATTAAAACAAATCAACCACAAACCGCTGGCCGAAAAAGCGGCAACTGAATCCTTTGTCCTGCTTCAGAACAACAACCGGACACTGCCGGTTCCTGAAAGAGTGAAAAAGATTCTGGTAATCGGTACTGACGCTGCCGACGCAAGATTGGGAGGCTATTCCGGGCCGGGAAACAAAAAAGTAAGTATCCTGGACGGCATCAAAAATTACGTTAAAAATAAAAAAATTGAGATTACCTATGCAAAAGGAATCGACTGGAACCTACAGAAATTTGTTACTGTTCCTGCAGGATTTCTGTCATCAGAAAATCGGAAAGGATTAAAAGGACATTATTTTTCCAATTCTGATTTAAAAGGAAATCCTGTACTTGAAAAACAGGACGGGCAGATCAGTTTCAAATGGACTTTATATTCCCCGGATCCTGAAAAACTGCAGCCGGATAATTACAGTGTACGCTGGACGGGGAAGCTTGAAGCTCCGGATTCCGGGAAATATTCGCTTGGGTTGCGCGGAAATGACGGTTTCAGGCTCTATGTTAACGGAAAAATGATGATTGATAACTGGGAAAAGCTGAGCTATTCTACAAAAACAGCTGATATGGATTTTGTAAAAGGCCGGAAATACGATATCGCGGTTGAGTTCCGTGAAAACAGGGGCGAAGCCAACATAGAACTGATCTGGAACTACGGGCTGCATGATTACCGGAAAGATTTTACGCAGGCCTTACAGCTGGCCGGCCAGGCAGATTATATCATTGTGGCCGCCGGAATCCATGAAGGGGAATTCCAGGACCGCTCTTCGCTGAGCCTTCCCGGAAATCAGGAAGAATTTATTCATGAGGTTTCCAAATTAAATAAGCCGGTAACGGTTGTTCTGGTAGGCGGATCTGCCATAAAAACCACCAACTGGAAAGATAAGGTCGGAGCCATTCTGGAGATCTGGTATCCCGGTGAAGAAGGCGGGAATGCCGTTGCCAAAATGCTGTTCGGAGCAGAAAACCCATCCGGTAAACTGCCGGTTACATTCCCGGTTGAGGAAGGGCAGCTGCCACTTACCTATAACCATCATCCTACCGGAAGGGGAAATGATTATTACGACCTGAGCGGTGAACCTTTGTATCCGTTCGGTTTCGGATTAAGCTATACAACGTTTGAAATCTCGGATCTGCAGCTCAATAAAACAGAGTATACCGGAAATGAAACCATTACTGCAAAAGTAAACGTTAAAAATACAGGTTCAAAAGCAGGGAGCGAAGTGGTGCAGCTGTATGTAAAAGACCTTCTGGCTTCGGTGTCAAGACCGGTTTTGGAACTGAAAGGTTTCAGGAAAGTACATCTGCAGCCGGGCGAAACCAGGCAGGTGATTATTGAAGTCCCGGTGAAAGAACTGCAGTTTCTTGATTCGGAAATGAACTGGGTAATTGAAAAAGGAGCCTACCGGATTATGGTAGGAAATTCATCCAAAAATTTACCGTTGAAGCAGAATATTGAAATTAAATAA
- a CDS encoding alpha-L-fucosidase — translation MPIHQKTKTLFLSSLFLSSALFSQAHNVSEGYQKPDDPLVMKNLEEWQDLKFGLFMHWGTYSQWGIVESWSLCPEDESWTQRRPEHGKSYNDYVANYENLQTTFNPTQFDPQKWADATKKAGMKYVVFTTKHHDGFAMFDTQESDYKITSPKTPFSKNPKADVTKEIFSTFRKEGFKIGAYFSKPDWHSEDYWWPYFPPKDRNVNYDPKKYPERWGNFKKFTFNQLNEITSHYGKIDILWLDGGWVRPFHTIDPNVEWQRTIKVEQDIDMNKIGVMARKNQPGIIVVDRTVPGKWENYVTPEQAVPEHALSIPWESCITMGDSFSYVPNDRYKSSQKIIETLIKIISRGGNYLMNIAPGPNGDYDPVVYERLKEISGWMEKNGSAVFATRSLAPYHEGDFYYTQSKDQKTVNVFHLDDRADYRSPAILTFTVPEHFEPRSVKVLGIPGKVQWKKSGKSIEIKIPEERSSLKYSTVIQLTQ, via the coding sequence ATGCCGATCCATCAAAAAACGAAAACCCTGTTTCTCTCATCCTTATTTCTGTCCTCTGCTCTGTTTTCACAGGCGCACAACGTTTCCGAAGGTTACCAAAAGCCGGATGACCCTCTGGTCATGAAGAATCTTGAAGAATGGCAGGACCTGAAATTCGGGCTGTTCATGCATTGGGGAACCTACAGCCAGTGGGGGATCGTGGAAAGCTGGAGCTTGTGTCCGGAAGATGAATCCTGGACGCAGCGCAGGCCTGAACATGGGAAATCGTACAATGACTATGTGGCAAACTACGAAAACCTGCAGACAACGTTCAATCCTACACAGTTTGATCCGCAAAAATGGGCGGACGCAACGAAAAAAGCGGGAATGAAATATGTGGTGTTTACCACAAAACACCACGACGGTTTTGCGATGTTTGACACCCAGGAATCCGATTATAAAATCACATCGCCCAAAACCCCTTTTTCCAAAAATCCTAAAGCAGATGTTACAAAAGAAATCTTCAGTACCTTCAGAAAAGAAGGATTTAAGATCGGTGCCTATTTTTCAAAACCCGACTGGCATTCTGAAGACTACTGGTGGCCGTATTTCCCGCCGAAAGATCGCAATGTTAATTATGATCCGAAAAAATACCCTGAACGATGGGGAAATTTTAAAAAGTTCACCTTTAACCAGCTTAATGAAATCACTTCCCATTACGGAAAAATAGATATCCTTTGGCTGGACGGCGGCTGGGTGCGGCCTTTCCATACCATTGACCCGAATGTGGAATGGCAGAGAACCATCAAGGTGGAGCAGGATATCGATATGAATAAAATCGGGGTGATGGCCCGTAAGAACCAGCCTGGCATTATTGTGGTAGACAGGACCGTTCCCGGAAAATGGGAAAATTATGTAACCCCAGAACAGGCCGTTCCGGAGCATGCGCTTTCTATCCCGTGGGAAAGCTGCATCACCATGGGTGATTCATTTTCATATGTCCCCAATGACCGTTATAAATCTTCCCAGAAAATCATTGAAACCCTAATCAAAATCATTTCAAGAGGCGGGAATTACCTGATGAACATCGCGCCCGGTCCCAACGGTGATTATGATCCGGTAGTGTATGAAAGATTAAAAGAAATTTCAGGATGGATGGAGAAGAACGGTTCTGCGGTTTTTGCCACAAGAAGCCTGGCTCCGTATCATGAAGGGGATTTTTACTATACCCAAAGCAAAGATCAAAAAACGGTCAATGTCTTTCATCTGGATGATAGAGCAGATTACCGTTCTCCTGCAATATTAACATTCACTGTTCCTGAACATTTTGAACCCCGGTCCGTAAAAGTTTTAGGAATTCCGGGTAAAGTTCAATGGAAGAAATCCGGAAAGTCAATTGAAATAAAAATTCCTGAAGAAAGATCCAGTCTAAAATATTCAACCGTAATCCAGCTGACACAATAA
- a CDS encoding VWA domain-containing protein: MKKIGTTLLALALLGGCKTSTASDSSKESKTFSIEKDRDRDGVKNTRDKCPDAAGPAENKGCPWPDMDSDGIPDKDDLCKEAAGPIENGGCPWPDTDGDGTIDKDDACPTVAGPAENNGCPWPDTDGDGILDKDDACPTVPGLPEYNGCPKPKKYTALEVESSFESVMVTGSQRKQQRLSSKPVKQAKAATDNKVYSKKITTVKGKKGLRQLSNTDEEYNALVENPFESAKNQPLSTFSIDVDNASYSNIRRMISYGNVVDKDAVRVEEMMNYFTYDYPQPEKRQPFSINTEYSDAPWNPGHRLLKIGLQGKNIAMDDLPQSNIIFLIDVSGSMDESNKLPLLKSSLKVLLNRLRPQDKVGIVVYAGNAGMVLAPTSAAEKETITNALDHLQAGGSTAGGAGIELAYNLAKENFIEGGNNRVVLATDGDFNVGVSSEKDLETLIEEKRKTGIFLTCLGYGIGNYKDNRLETLADKGNGNYAYIDNLQEANKFLGREFAGSMYAIAKDVKIQIEFNPKWVKSYRLIGYENRKLRNEDFTDDKIDAGELGSGHTVTALYEVVPSGVNSGFAPKETRLKYTQASGIQNFGDELATIKFRYKKPDGDTSAEMVKVVKNTAEQLDQASPDYKFAASVAWFGLVLRQSKLIKEKDLQKIEGLAKEGKHTDEEGYRSEFIRLVQSYQSVQK, from the coding sequence ATGAAAAAAATAGGGACAACACTGCTGGCTTTGGCTTTACTGGGAGGCTGTAAAACCAGCACGGCTTCAGATTCATCCAAAGAATCAAAAACATTCAGTATCGAGAAAGACCGGGACCGGGACGGGGTAAAGAATACCCGCGATAAATGCCCTGATGCTGCCGGCCCTGCCGAAAACAAGGGCTGTCCGTGGCCGGATATGGACAGCGACGGAATTCCTGACAAGGACGATCTCTGCAAAGAAGCGGCCGGTCCCATTGAAAACGGCGGATGCCCGTGGCCGGATACGGATGGCGACGGAACCATTGATAAAGACGACGCATGCCCGACAGTCGCCGGTCCTGCTGAAAACAACGGCTGCCCGTGGCCCGATACGGATGGCGACGGTATCCTGGATAAGGATGATGCATGCCCTACCGTTCCCGGACTGCCTGAATACAACGGCTGCCCGAAACCTAAAAAGTATACAGCCTTGGAAGTGGAATCTTCATTTGAAAGTGTAATGGTAACCGGGTCGCAAAGAAAGCAGCAGCGCCTTTCATCAAAACCGGTAAAGCAGGCTAAAGCGGCCACCGATAACAAAGTTTACAGTAAAAAAATAACAACGGTAAAAGGGAAAAAAGGACTCAGGCAGCTCAGCAACACCGACGAAGAATATAACGCGCTGGTAGAAAATCCTTTTGAATCGGCAAAGAATCAGCCGCTGTCTACCTTTTCCATTGATGTAGACAATGCTTCCTACTCCAATATCAGAAGGATGATCAGCTACGGAAATGTTGTGGATAAAGATGCCGTGAGGGTCGAAGAAATGATGAATTATTTTACGTACGATTACCCTCAGCCGGAAAAAAGGCAGCCTTTTTCCATCAATACAGAATACAGCGATGCACCCTGGAATCCCGGGCACCGGCTTCTGAAAATCGGGCTTCAGGGGAAAAATATCGCAATGGATGACCTGCCGCAGTCCAATATTATTTTCCTGATTGATGTTTCGGGTTCTATGGATGAAAGCAATAAACTTCCGCTGCTGAAATCTTCCCTGAAGGTGCTGCTGAACCGGCTGAGGCCGCAGGATAAAGTGGGGATTGTGGTGTATGCCGGAAATGCCGGGATGGTGCTGGCCCCGACCTCCGCGGCAGAAAAAGAGACCATTACCAATGCTTTGGATCATCTGCAGGCAGGCGGAAGTACGGCAGGCGGAGCCGGAATTGAACTGGCTTATAACCTGGCAAAGGAGAATTTCATCGAAGGTGGCAATAACCGTGTGGTCCTGGCAACAGACGGGGATTTCAATGTTGGGGTTTCGTCTGAAAAAGACCTGGAAACGTTAATCGAGGAAAAAAGAAAGACCGGGATTTTCCTTACCTGCCTCGGTTACGGAATAGGCAATTACAAAGACAACCGCCTGGAAACCCTTGCCGATAAAGGGAACGGCAATTATGCGTATATCGATAACCTGCAGGAAGCCAACAAATTTCTGGGAAGGGAGTTTGCGGGAAGCATGTACGCGATTGCAAAAGACGTAAAAATCCAGATTGAATTTAACCCGAAATGGGTGAAGTCTTACCGGTTAATCGGTTATGAAAACAGGAAACTGAGAAATGAAGATTTTACGGATGATAAGATTGACGCCGGGGAGCTGGGAAGCGGGCATACCGTAACGGCTTTGTATGAGGTGGTTCCTTCAGGTGTAAATTCAGGGTTTGCTCCGAAAGAAACCCGATTAAAATATACTCAGGCATCAGGTATCCAAAATTTCGGAGACGAGCTGGCCACCATAAAGTTCCGGTATAAAAAGCCGGATGGTGATACCAGTGCAGAAATGGTAAAAGTAGTAAAAAACACTGCAGAACAGTTGGATCAGGCAAGTCCGGATTACAAATTTGCCGCTTCGGTGGCATGGTTCGGGCTGGTGCTGAGACAGTCTAAATTAATTAAAGAAAAAGATCTCCAGAAAATAGAAGGTCTCGCAAAAGAGGGTAAACACACAGATGAAGAAGGCTATCGTTCTGAATTTATAAGGTTAGTTCAAAGTTATCAGTCAGTTCAGAAGTAG
- a CDS encoding TIGR01777 family oxidoreductase yields the protein MNIIIAAGTGFLGKNLEQYFTEKGHQVHILTRNPKRENETYWDAKTLGAWKDLLENADVLINLTGKSVDCRYNAENKKEIYFSRIDSTKVLQQAVDQCISKPELWLNASSATIYIHSENRLNTEENGIIGDDFSMNICKSWEKEFFRVNNEKVRKAALRTSIVLGNNGGAFPKLKMVTKLGLGGKQGPGTQKVSWIHIDDFCRAVEFIIDNKNISGKVNVTAPEPLSNVDFMSKLRKEMKIPFGLNAPVWQLKIASVFLKTETELLLKSRNVYPEKLIQSGFEFMFPDVGSAFQDLV from the coding sequence ATGAATATCATTATCGCCGCCGGAACCGGATTTCTCGGTAAAAACCTGGAACAGTATTTTACGGAAAAAGGGCATCAGGTCCATATCCTGACCCGAAACCCGAAACGTGAAAATGAAACCTACTGGGATGCCAAAACCCTGGGCGCATGGAAAGACCTGCTTGAAAATGCGGATGTCCTGATCAATCTTACGGGAAAATCCGTTGATTGCCGGTATAATGCAGAAAATAAAAAGGAAATCTATTTTTCAAGAATCGACAGCACAAAAGTACTTCAGCAGGCTGTAGATCAGTGTATCAGTAAACCTGAACTGTGGCTGAATGCAAGTTCCGCAACCATCTATATCCATTCCGAAAACCGACTGAATACAGAAGAAAACGGAATCATCGGTGACGATTTTTCCATGAATATCTGCAAAAGCTGGGAAAAAGAATTTTTCAGGGTCAATAATGAAAAGGTAAGAAAAGCAGCTTTGCGGACTTCCATTGTTTTAGGAAATAACGGCGGTGCTTTTCCCAAGCTGAAAATGGTTACGAAGCTGGGGCTGGGCGGAAAGCAGGGGCCGGGGACCCAGAAAGTAAGCTGGATCCATATTGATGATTTCTGCAGAGCGGTAGAATTTATCATTGATAACAAAAATATTTCAGGCAAAGTGAACGTAACTGCGCCGGAACCTTTGTCCAATGTAGATTTCATGAGCAAATTACGAAAAGAAATGAAGATCCCGTTCGGGCTGAATGCTCCGGTATGGCAACTGAAAATCGCATCCGTATTCCTAAAGACGGAAACCGAGCTGCTGCTGAAAAGCAGGAACGTATATCCTGAAAAATTAATCCAAAGCGGTTTTGAATTCATGTTTCCGGATGTGGGATCCGCATTTCAGGATCTGGTTTAA
- a CDS encoding sigma-70 family RNA polymerase sigma factor, which translates to MERELLLECQRNNRNAQRKVYEKMAGKLYAVCKRYLKNDEDVQEALADTFYKIFTKISQLQDPDIFEAWARKIAVNECLQKLRAAKQLHISLEEDHVITSDSAADNVSFEKDILSLLRFLPEGCRAIFNLFAIEGYPHKEIAAMLSISEGTSKSQLNVARKKLQELLVHHNI; encoded by the coding sequence ATGGAACGAGAGCTCTTATTGGAATGCCAGCGGAACAACCGCAACGCACAGCGGAAAGTCTACGAAAAGATGGCGGGAAAGCTGTATGCAGTCTGTAAAAGGTACCTGAAAAATGATGAAGATGTCCAGGAGGCCCTGGCGGATACTTTTTATAAAATCTTTACGAAAATCAGTCAGCTGCAGGACCCCGATATTTTTGAAGCATGGGCCAGGAAAATTGCGGTCAATGAATGCTTGCAGAAATTAAGGGCCGCAAAACAGCTGCACATTTCCTTGGAAGAAGATCATGTTATTACTTCTGATTCAGCGGCCGATAACGTTTCCTTTGAAAAAGATATTTTAAGCCTGCTCAGGTTTCTGCCGGAAGGCTGCCGGGCCATCTTCAATCTTTTTGCCATCGAAGGTTATCCGCACAAGGAAATTGCCGCCATGTTGTCCATCAGTGAAGGAACCTCAAAATCCCAGCTGAATGTGGCAAGAAAAAAACTTCAGGAACTTCTGGTTCACCATAACATCTAA
- a CDS encoding GbsR/MarR family transcriptional regulator, protein MTLSEAKEKYIQTWGTFATNWGINRTMAQVHALLLSSEKPLSTDEVMEQLEVSRGNANMNLRALMDWGIVKKEFVKGDRKEYFTAEKDVWFLFKQITKERRKREIEPVISFLEELKNIEDRDSEEAKEFIKLMDEFSSVTGKINNIMDLAIKSDDHWLVGKITNLLK, encoded by the coding sequence ATGACACTTTCAGAAGCCAAAGAAAAATACATTCAGACGTGGGGTACATTTGCTACCAATTGGGGCATCAACCGTACGATGGCACAGGTGCATGCCTTGCTTCTGTCCAGTGAAAAGCCGCTTTCCACAGATGAGGTAATGGAGCAGCTGGAAGTTTCCAGAGGGAATGCCAACATGAACCTGAGGGCCCTGATGGATTGGGGAATTGTAAAGAAAGAATTCGTAAAAGGTGACCGGAAAGAATATTTCACGGCTGAGAAGGATGTCTGGTTTCTCTTCAAGCAGATTACCAAAGAACGCAGGAAAAGAGAGATTGAACCTGTCATTTCCTTTCTGGAAGAACTGAAGAACATTGAAGACAGGGATTCTGAAGAAGCAAAGGAATTTATTAAATTGATGGATGAGTTCAGTTCCGTGACCGGGAAAATCAATAACATCATGGATCTGGCCATTAAAAGCGACGATCACTGGCTGGTTGGCAAGATTACCAATTTATTAAAATAA